From Candidatus Limnocylindrales bacterium, the proteins below share one genomic window:
- a CDS encoding B12-binding domain-containing radical SAM protein: MQLPVHQFNFGGIRANIPLAAGYLKAMAAQEGLLDEVDVEILDPDTADLLGDAGLIDKIANQDIDMLGITCYCWNVTRSLYIAGELKKRLPRLKVVVGGPEITPDNPYILSHPVIDIGVINEGERTFVELLRHFSKGIPRLPEIRGLFFREGDRLIMTSPRVSISDLAEIPSPYLKGIIGPSRDRSMWIETVRGCRFHCQYCYYYKMFTNTLAFPLERLAQHVDYARKNGVREIYIMDPTFNDRKDLEQVGEVIQRHNPDRSLYFHTEIRADLVDEKMADLFKRCNFKSVEVGLQSINPEALKKVGRRNNLERFLKGVHLLKDRNIQVTVGLIIGLPGDTFSTIAETVDFLIDHEAYSEVEAYNLSVLPGTVLRANAEKLGLKYQAEPPYYVLETETMSGTDLRKAQEYCAERLGVDIDPIQLPSLTTYTGQNGLNRPLNQKIKYKSSLKPFHAVR; the protein is encoded by the coding sequence ATGCAATTACCGGTCCACCAGTTTAATTTCGGTGGAATCCGAGCAAATATTCCGCTCGCAGCAGGTTATTTAAAAGCCATGGCTGCCCAGGAAGGGCTCTTGGACGAGGTAGATGTAGAAATCCTGGACCCTGATACAGCAGATTTGTTAGGGGACGCCGGGTTAATTGACAAGATTGCAAATCAAGATATCGATATGTTAGGAATAACCTGTTATTGCTGGAATGTAACCCGAAGTTTGTACATTGCTGGAGAACTCAAAAAACGACTTCCTCGCCTGAAAGTAGTAGTGGGAGGACCCGAGATAACCCCGGATAATCCTTACATTTTGTCTCATCCGGTAATCGATATAGGCGTTATCAACGAAGGAGAGAGGACCTTTGTAGAACTTCTCAGACATTTTAGCAAAGGAATTCCCCGACTTCCTGAGATTCGCGGACTTTTTTTCAGAGAAGGAGACCGCCTGATTATGACTTCCCCCCGTGTTTCTATTTCCGATCTGGCAGAAATTCCCTCCCCTTATCTTAAGGGTATTATTGGCCCTTCCCGAGATCGTTCCATGTGGATTGAAACGGTTCGAGGGTGTAGATTCCATTGCCAATATTGCTATTATTATAAAATGTTTACCAATACTCTGGCCTTCCCCCTGGAACGTCTAGCACAGCATGTAGATTATGCCCGTAAAAATGGGGTTCGTGAGATATATATCATGGATCCAACGTTTAATGATCGTAAAGACCTCGAGCAGGTAGGCGAAGTTATTCAAAGGCACAATCCAGACAGATCTTTATATTTTCATACCGAGATTCGAGCCGATCTGGTCGATGAAAAAATGGCCGATCTATTTAAAAGATGTAATTTTAAAAGTGTGGAGGTCGGTTTACAAAGCATTAACCCGGAAGCTTTAAAAAAAGTAGGTCGGCGAAACAATCTGGAACGATTTTTAAAGGGTGTCCACCTCCTGAAAGATCGAAATATCCAGGTCACCGTGGGACTTATCATAGGGTTGCCTGGAGATACTTTTTCAACCATTGCAGAAACCGTTGATTTTCTCATCGACCATGAAGCTTATTCTGAAGTAGAAGCTTACAATCTAAGCGTTCTTCCAGGAACTGTTCTCCGGGCTAATGCTGAGAAACTGGGGTTAAAATACCAGGCGGAACCCCCCTACTATGTGCTGGAAACCGAAACCATGTCCGGGACCGATCTTCGCAAAGCCCAAGAATATTGCGCAGAACGGCTTGGGGTTGATATTGACCCCATTCAGTTACCCTCCCTGACAACCTATACAGGCCAAAATGGGTTAAATAGACCTTTGAATCAAAAAATCAAGTATAAAAGCTCTCTGAAACCCTTCCATGCTGTTCGATAG
- a CDS encoding TraR/DksA family transcriptional regulator — translation MKGDINKIRELLLTQKQEILSKIQTGKDEEELTASNRGDYVDIATDGLAHELSYMFEEREKEKLKLIDETLESIGQGTYGECLECGDEIEFERLLALPFAKLCLDCKSREERRSKIPIG, via the coding sequence ATGAAAGGTGACATCAACAAAATACGTGAGCTACTACTTACCCAAAAGCAAGAGATTCTTAGCAAGATTCAAACAGGTAAAGATGAAGAGGAGCTGACAGCCTCCAATCGAGGGGATTATGTAGATATTGCAACCGATGGACTGGCCCATGAACTCAGCTACATGTTTGAAGAAAGGGAAAAAGAAAAACTCAAACTCATCGATGAAACCTTAGAAAGTATTGGGCAGGGTACTTATGGGGAGTGCCTGGAGTGTGGCGATGAAATTGAATTTGAAAGGCTTCTGGCATTGCCTTTTGCCAAGTTATGCTTGGATTGTAAGTCAAGGGAAGAACGAAGAAGTAAAATTCCTATTGGTTAA
- a CDS encoding MaoC family dehydratase: MQIGEKRSFTKTLTEVDIGFFVGITGDMNPLHVDEEFARRSMFKGRVVHGMLTASLLTNPLTQLLGDGGVHVSQNLKFLSPVRIGDTITAEVEVLEKNETTYRIKLKTTCKRSDGTLVLSGESTCLIPKPASPL; this comes from the coding sequence ATTCAGATAGGAGAAAAACGAAGCTTTACAAAAACTCTTACCGAAGTAGATATCGGTTTTTTTGTAGGAATTACAGGAGATATGAACCCCCTCCATGTGGATGAAGAATTCGCCCGTCGCTCCATGTTTAAAGGTCGGGTCGTGCATGGGATGTTAACGGCGAGCCTCTTAACGAATCCACTGACCCAATTATTGGGTGATGGGGGGGTTCATGTATCTCAAAACTTAAAGTTTCTATCTCCTGTAAGGATTGGAGATACAATCACCGCGGAGGTAGAAGTCTTAGAAAAAAACGAGACTACCTATCGGATTAAGCTTAAAACCACTTGTAAAAGATCGGATGGAACCCTTGTACTATCCGGAGAGTCTACCTGCCTTATCCCAAAACCGGCTTCGCCCCTCTAA
- a CDS encoding MFS transporter produces MSQEKDGSYETMVRDYKLWQVIAASSAGTVIEWYDFYIFGSLGTIIAPLFYPPGDPAVQFLVLLATFATGFLVRPFGAVVFGRIGDLIGRKYAFLLTLLIMGGATTIIGLLPTYNHIGILAPIILVTLRLLQGLALGGEYGGAATYIAEHSPDNKRGYYTSYIQTTATLGLFLSLGVILITRLSMGEAAFKAWGWRIPFILSILLVAMSYYIRIRLKESPLFAGMKAAGKTSRQPLTETFRNPENRKLMLLALLGATAGQAVVWYTGQFYALFFLQTVLKVNFVTANIIVAVALALGTPFFIVFGALSDKIGRKKIMMWGCLIAALTYFPIYYGMHYFAGPTAVIKEAVVDATGKVITPAVVEAVHPDVIMLTLLILIQVIYVTMVYGPIAAFLVELFPTRIRYTSMSVPYHFGNGWFGGLTPFIATYIVTATGNIYAGLIYPIIVAIMTFVIGSLYIPETHHVKLWEELEKARQERAS; encoded by the coding sequence ATGAGTCAAGAAAAAGATGGGTCCTATGAAACGATGGTGAGAGACTACAAACTCTGGCAAGTAATAGCGGCCTCCTCAGCCGGAACCGTTATTGAGTGGTATGATTTTTACATTTTTGGTAGCCTGGGTACGATTATTGCTCCGTTGTTCTATCCACCCGGGGATCCTGCTGTTCAATTTCTTGTTTTATTAGCTACCTTTGCGACTGGTTTCCTGGTTAGACCTTTCGGTGCGGTTGTTTTTGGTCGTATAGGGGATCTCATAGGGCGGAAATATGCTTTTCTCTTAACCTTACTAATTATGGGGGGAGCAACCACCATTATCGGTCTTTTACCTACCTATAACCATATAGGGATTCTGGCCCCTATTATTTTGGTTACGCTCAGGTTGCTCCAGGGTCTTGCCTTAGGCGGGGAATACGGTGGCGCAGCCACTTACATAGCCGAGCACTCACCCGACAATAAGCGCGGTTATTATACCAGTTACATCCAAACAACAGCCACATTGGGCTTATTTTTATCCCTGGGGGTTATTTTGATCACCCGACTTTCCATGGGTGAAGCCGCTTTTAAAGCCTGGGGCTGGCGTATCCCATTTATTCTGTCCATTCTACTGGTTGCAATGTCTTATTACATTCGTATCAGATTAAAGGAATCCCCTTTATTTGCTGGGATGAAAGCCGCAGGTAAAACTTCTCGACAACCGCTTACAGAAACCTTCCGTAACCCGGAGAACCGTAAATTGATGCTCTTAGCCCTACTAGGTGCTACGGCCGGTCAAGCCGTTGTCTGGTATACCGGTCAGTTTTATGCTCTGTTCTTTTTACAGACCGTACTTAAAGTAAACTTTGTCACTGCGAACATCATCGTAGCCGTTGCACTGGCCCTGGGTACCCCATTTTTCATTGTATTTGGGGCTTTATCCGACAAGATTGGACGAAAAAAGATTATGATGTGGGGTTGTTTGATTGCTGCACTGACTTACTTTCCCATTTACTATGGGATGCACTACTTTGCCGGCCCTACTGCTGTTATCAAAGAGGCAGTTGTAGATGCTACCGGTAAGGTGATCACCCCAGCCGTTGTGGAAGCGGTTCATCCTGACGTGATCATGTTGACGCTCCTCATACTGATCCAGGTCATCTATGTAACCATGGTGTATGGTCCTATTGCTGCCTTCCTGGTAGAACTCTTTCCAACCAGAATTCGATATACTTCCATGTCAGTACCTTACCACTTCGGAAATGGCTGGTTTGGGGGACTTACTCCGTTTATCGCCACCTATATTGTTACCGCTACAGGTAATATCTATGCAGGTCTTATTTACCCCATTATCGTTGCAATTATGACTTTTGTCATCGGCTCTCTGTACATTCCTGAGACCCATCATGTAAAGTTATGGGAGGAACTGGAAAAAGCACGACAGGAAAGAGCATCGTGA